Part of the Streptomyces sp. NBC_01353 genome, GCCTCGCGGCTGGAGCGGAAGATCGCCATCCTGATCGACGCGGCCGAGACCGTACGGGCCGTTGACCTCACCTCCCAGCGGCTCAAGGAGGCCGACGACCGGCTCGCCGACGCCGCGTTCCGCGCCGGTTTCGACACCCCCGCCCAGGCCGCCCGCGCCCTCCTGGAGGACGGCGCGCGCCGCATCCTCCAGCAACGACTCGACGCCTGGCAGGCTGAGGCCGCCGCCGTCGCCGACCGGCTCGCCGAGCCCGAGACGCGGGCCGCCGCCGACCGGCCGCCCGCCGAACCGGCGAGCGCCGAGACCGCGCACACCGCGGCCGAACGGGCCCTGCGGGACGCCACGTCGGCCCTCGCGGTCGTACGCGACCGGTGCGCGGAGCTGGCCCGGCTCTCCCGGCAGGCCGACACGGAGGTTCGCCGCTTGGGGCCGCTCCGGGAGGAGTACGAACGGGTCGCCCGGCTCGCCGGACTCACCGCCGGCACCTCGGCCGAGAACGAACGGAAGATGCGGCTGGAGTCGTACGTACTGGCCGCCCGGCTCGAACAGGTCGCGGCCGCCGCCACCGCCCGCCTCCAGCGCATGTCCTCCGGCCGCTACACCCTGGTCCACTCCGACGCCCGAACCGGCGGCAAGCGCGCAGGACTGGGCCTCCACGTGGTCGACGCCTGGACGGGCAACGAGCGCGACACCGCCACCCTCTCCGGTGGCGAGACCTTCTTCGCCTCCCTGGCGCTCGCACTCGGCCTCGCCGACGTCGTCACCGACGAGGCCGGCGGCGTCCGGTTGGACACCCTCTTCATCGACGAGGGTTTCGGCAGCCTGGACGACCAGACTCTCGACGAGGTGCTCGACGTCCTCGACTCCCTGCGCGAACGAGACCGAAGCGTCGGTATCGTCAGCCACGTGGGCGACCTGCGCCGCCGCATCCCGGCCCAGCTTGAGGTGGTCAAGGAGCGCGGCGGCTCGGCCGTGAAGCTCCGTACGGGAGGCGGCCTCAGCGGCTGATCGGGCGCCGGGGGAGGGGCGAGGAGTAGACGACGTTCGTCGTCACCGAGCCGAGCGTGGCGATCTTCCCGGAGATCTCCTCCAGGTGCTTCATGGACCGGGCCGCGACCTTGATCACGAAGCAGTCGTCGCCGGTCACATGGTGCGCCTCCAGGATCTCGGGGGTGGTCCCGACGAGATCGTGGAAGGGCTTGTAGTTGCCGTTGGGGTAGCGCAGCCGGACGAAGGCCAGGATCGGCAGCCCGAGCCGCTCCTGGTCCACCACCGCCGTGTACCCGGCGATCACCCCGGCCTCCTCCAGCCTGCGCACCCGCTCGGTCACCGCGGACGCGGACATGGACACGGCCCGCGCCAGCTCGGCGAAGCTGGCCCTGCCCTCGGTCTGCAGGGCCTGCAGGATGTGCCAGTCGGTGGCGTCCGGTGAGTATCCGCTCATGGACGAGATGTAGCAGGGAAATCCCCGGGCGATCAAGAAGCGCCCGGGGATTCTCGCCGTACGGAACGGGAAGTGGGCAGGATTCCCCCACCCGGCCCCGCCCTCACTCGGCCCGTCGCCACTCGGCCCGTCGCCGCTCCGTCCGTGGGCCGCCGGCCCATGACCGGCGCGGTAGCCGTGGCCCCGTCGCCCGCGATCAGAGACGCGAGATCTCGTCCACGAGGTCGTCGAGGCCCAGCGGGCCCTGCGACAGCGCCGCCATGTGCCAGGCCTTCGCGTCGAACGCGTCGCCGTGCGCCGCCTGTGCGTTGGCGCGGCCGAGCAGCCAGGCCCGCTCGCCCAGCTTGTAGCCGATCGCCTGGCCCGGCATCGACAGATAGCGGGTCATCTCGCTCGCGACGAAGGCCGGCGGCCGGCTGGAGTGCTGCTGGAAGAACTCCTCCGCCAGCTCGGGCGTCCACCGCTCGCCCGGGTGGAAGGGCGAGTCCGCCGGGATCTCCAGCCGCAGGTGCATGCCGATGTCGACGATCACGCGGCAGGCCCGCATCATCTGCCCGTCCAGGTAGCCGATCCGCCGTTCGGCGTCCGGCAGGAAGCCGAGCTCGTCCATCAGCCGCTCCGCATAGAGCGCCCAGCCCTCGGCGTTGGCGCTGACCCCGCCGATCGTCGCCTGGTAGCGGGAGAGCTGATCGGCCACGTGCACCCACTGGGCGATCTGCAGATGGTGGCCCGGGACACCCTCGTGGTACCAGGTCGACACCAGGTCGTACACCGGGAAGCGGGTCTGGCCGTCGACCGGCAGCCAGGTGCGGCCGGGCCGGGAGAAGTCCTCCGAGGGGCCGGTGTAGTAGGGCGCCGCGGCGCCGCCGGGCGGAGCGATGTGCGACTCCACCTTCCGTACCCGCTCGGCGAGTTCGAAGTGGGTGCCGTCGAGCGCCTCGATCGCCTCGTCCATCAGGTTCTGCAGCCAGACCCTGACCTCCTCGACGCCCTCGATGTGGGTGCCGTGCGCGTCCAGGTGCGCCAGGGCCTCCCACGGACCCGAGCCGGGCAGGATGCGCTCCGCCTCGACGCGCATCTCGGCGAGGAGACGGTGGTACTCGGACCAGCCGTACGCGTAGGCCTGGTCGAGGTCCAGGTCCGTGCCGTTGAAGTAGCGCGACCACCGCTCGTAGCGCTCGCGGCCCACCGTGTCGGGGGCGCCGACGACCGCAGGAGCGTACACCTCGCGCATCCAGTCCCGCAGTGCGGCGACCGCCTCGGTCGCACCCGCGGCCGCCTCGGCGAGTTCCGTACGCAGCTCGGGACGGAGTGACTCCGGTGCCTGCGCGGCGAACTCCTCGAACCAGCCACGGCCTTCGGCGTCCCCGCCCGACCACTCCGTCAGCTGGTCGATGAAGGTCGCGGTCGGCCGGGGCCCGCCGAGAAGCTTGCGCTCAAGACCGAGGGCGAGCGAGGCGCGGTGGCCCTCCAGGGCCGCCGGAACCGCGCGCAGCCGCTGGGCCACGGCCTCCCAGTCCTCCTCGGTCTCCGTCGGCATCACGGTGAACACGATCCGCACGCTGTGCGCGGGGGACCGAATGTTGCTGACCGTACAGAGGCCCTCATCGGCCTCATGGACGGCGAGCTCGGCCGTCAGTCGCTCCCGCAGCAGGCGGCCGCAGCGCCGTTCGGCATCGTTCTCCGCCCCAGGCTGCTTCTCGGCCTCGTCGAGCAGGGCCAGGGTGCGGCGGGCGAGTTCGGCCACCGCCTCCTGCCCGGCCGGCGAGAAGTCGGGAAGGCGACCTGCGCTCTCTTTGACTCCCAGGTATGTACCGGTGATCGGGTCGAGTTCGATGAGTGCGTCGACGTAGGTGTCGGCGACCTGGCGGGGCAGCGCGCTGCTGGAAGTCGTTGGCATGAGGCTCATCCTCGTGCCTCCGGCATCCCCGCGTCACCCTCATTCGATCTCAGTCGGCTGACAAATGAGCGCCGGGAGAGGGCGGCAGAAGTGGCCCGCACTCCCACTGCTGGAAGATCAACCGGGTCTCCACGCGGGCCACCTCACGGCGCGAGGTGAACTCGTCGAGCACGAGTCGTTGCAGGTCGGCGGGGTCGGCCACGGCCACGTGCACGAGATAGTCGTCGGGTCCCGTCAGATGGAACAGCGCCCGGGACTCCGGAAGCGCGCGAATGCGTTCGACGAACGGACCGATCAGTTCACGCCGGTGCGGGCGGACCTGGACAAGGAGGAGCGCTTCGAGCCCCCGGCCGAGTTTGGCCGAATCCAGTCGGAGCCGGTGTCCCAGGATCACTCCCGTGCGGCGGAGCCGCGCCACCCGGTCGAGGCAGGTGGACGGCGCCACGCCGACCTCGGCGGCGAGTTCGCGGTAGGTGGTCCGGGCGTCGTTCTGCAGGAGGCGAAGTATGTGCAGATCGACCGGGTCCAGTACGACAGAATCGGCCATTCGCCGAACGTAGCACGGACATTCGACGCTACTTTCCGGTATCCGTTCACAGTTCCGCCATGTACATGGACTACGACGCCTCCACCCCCAGGGCTCTGGCCACCGAAGCCGTGCACGCCGGCCGCGAAGACCTCGCGGATCTCGGCGTGCACGCCCCGCCGATCGATCTGTCCACGACGTACCCCTCGTACGACACCCGGGCCGAAGCCGCCCGGATCGACGAGTTCGCGACCACGGGAGCCCGGCTCGACGGGCCGCCCGTCTACGCCCGCCTGGACAACCCCACCACCGCCCGTTTCGAGTCGGCGCTCGCCCGGCTGGAGGGGACCGACTCCGCCGTGGCCTTCGCCAGCGGCATGGCGGCGCTCACCGCCGTACTGCTCGTCCGGGCGAGCCTCGGGCTGCGCCACGTGGTGGCCGTCCGGCCGTTGTACGGCTGCAGCGACCATCTGCTGAACGCCGGCCTGCTCGGCACCGAGGTCACCTGGACCGATCCGGCGGGCATCGCCGAGGCGATCCGCCCGGACACCGGCCTGGTGATGGTGGAGTCCCCCGCCAACCCGACCCTCGCCGAGGTCGACATCCGCGCCGTGGCCCACGCCTGCGGCTCGGTGCCGCTGCTGGTCGACAACACCTTCGCCACCCCGGTGCTCCAGCGGCCGGTCGAGCACGGGGCGCGGATCGTGCTGCACAGCGCGACCAAGTACCTGGGCGGACACGGCGACGTCATGGGCGGCGTCGTGGCCTGCGACGAGGAGTTCGCCCGCTCGCTGCGCCAGGTGCGGTTCGCGACCGGCGGAGTGCTGCACCCGCTGGCCGGCTATCTGCTGCTGCGGGGACTCTCCACCCTGCCGGTACGGGTACGGGCGGCGTCGTCGACGGCCGCGGAGCTGGTCCGGCGGCTGGCCACCGATCCGCGTATCGCCCGGGTCCACTACCCGAGGGTGGGCGGCGCGATGGTCTCGTTCGAGGTGTACGGAGACCCGCACGACGTGATCGCCGGCGTACGGCTGATCACGCCGGCTGTCAGTCTCGGCAGCGTCGACACCCTGATCCAGCACCCGGCCTCCATCAGCCACCGGATCGTGGCCGAGGGAGACCGGCGCTCGGCGGGTGTCAGCGACCGGCTGCTCCGGATGTCGGTCGGTCTCGAGGACGTGGAGGACCTGTGGCGGGATCTGACCCAGGCGCTCAGCGCTCCGCCTGCTGGTACTCCTCGTACGGCAGACGGCTCCGCGTCGGAGTCGACCCGAGCCGGGCGGTGATGACGAGGGTCCCCTCCTCGATCTGGTAGTCGAGGGGGAGGTTGAGCGCCCGCATCGCGGCGACCATGCCCGTGTTGGAGGACTGGGTCACCGCGTAGACGCTCTCGCATCCGGCCTCGACGGCCATGGCCACAAGACGGCCGAGCAGTTCGGAGCCGATGCCCCGGCGCTGCCAGTCGTCCTCGACCATCAGGGCGACCTCCGTCTCGTCGCCGTCCCACAGCAGATGGCCGAGGGCGACGAGCCGGCCGGAGGCCGTCTGCACGGCGAGGGTGCGGCCGAAGCGGGGGCTGAGGAGGTGGCTGAGATAGCGGTCGGCGTCGCCGACCGGCCCGTGGTAGCGCAGTCCCAGGGTGCGCTCGGAGCAGCGGTCGTGCATGGCGCGGGCCGCGACCAGGTCGCTCTGGTCGACGCGGCGGACCGTGATCTCGTTGCCCTCGGGCAGGGTGAGGACGTCGTGGCTGCGCGGGATGCGCGGGCCGAGGCGTGCGTCGAGTTCGACGAGCGCGCGAGCGCGGGCGAACTCGGTCGGGGTGAACGGCAGATAGGGCCGCTCGATCGTGATCGCCCCGCCGTTGGGGTCGCGCAGCCGCATCACCGTCTCCTCCAGGACACCCTCGACCGGTGCGGTCTCCCCGGTGGGTCGGCCGGTCAGGGAGACGGCGGGCAGCGAGTGGATGGTGCACCGGCCGAGCAACTGGCGCAGGGCCAGCGGGAGTTCGGCAGCGTCGAGGGCGGTACGGGTGGCGAGGCCGAGCAGTCGGGTCGGGGTGTCCACCAGGTCGTGGGCGTCGGCCCGCTCGATCCAGGTGCTGCTTCCGCCCGCGGCGGCGATCTCGTGGGTGAGTTCGTTGGCCTGGAGGACGGTCGGGGCGCGCAGCAGGAACTCGTCGACCGTGCCCTCGGCGAGCGGATGGGTCTGCAGGGTCAGGATGTCGACCTCGTGGCGGGCCAGCGCCGTGCACAGCGCGGCGAGGCTGCCCGGGGCGTCACGGACCGTGGTCCGCATCCGCCAGAGGCTCGTCTCGACGGGCTCGCCGGTGCCGGTGTCCGACGGCAGCGGGGTGTGCCCGCTGCCGCCGGGATCACCGGCCGGCGGCGCATGGCTGTGGCGCCGTGCCCACCATGTGTGGAAGGCGGCCGTGGCGATCAGGGCGATCGCCGAGAACACCAGCAGGTACGGACCGTCGGCGCCGCGGACGACGGTCTTGGCGATCGTGTCGGCCACCACCACGGCCGTGAACAGGGCGGCCAGCTCGATGAGGTCCCGTCGCCAGTGGTGGGGACGGCGGGCGCTCTTCGCGGATGTCACATCAGTCATGGCTTCACTGTGACCCAGCGGTGTTGCGTGATCACGAACGCTTTGTGACTGACGGGTTAAGCGCCGATCTGAGGGCTTGGTGACGTTTTCCGACCAGTTGTGTCGCGTCCTGATCGGCGTGGAGGGACGGATGGTGAAGTGCCTTCCGCAGTCGCCGGGCCTGCACCACGAACTGGGAGGAGCCGCCGCGCCCGGCGACCGCGTCGAGGCCCCCGACCTCGGCCGTCCCTCCGCACCGCTCCACGCAGTCGGCGGCCACGGCCAGCAGTTCACCGAGCCCGCGCACCGGCTTCTCCGCCGCCAGCAGACCGGGCAGCGTGCCCGCCAGCACCGCCCACGTGGTGGCGTACGCGCCGGTGGCGGCGGCCGTACGGGCTGCGTCCGCGAGGCGGTTGACCTTGACCGCGCCCTCGGCGACGAGCTGCGCGAGGGTCGTGCCGAGGCATCCCGCGTCGAGATCGCCGCGGGCCGTGAGCACCAGCCATGCGTCCACGGCGGTCAGCCGGTCCTCCGCGTGCCGGGAGCCGAGACCGATCGCCACCGCGAGATGCGTCGCGGGACCGACCGGCCCCTCGCACTCGGCAAGCGCCGTCAGGCTCGACGCGGCTCCGCGCTCGTCCCACTCGGCGCCGCCGGCCACCGTCGGCACCAGCAGGGCCGCGAGGGTCTCCCGGTCGTCCGGCAGGACGCTCGGCCAGTTCCGCCGCTCGCCGCTCCAGTGATAGCAGTGGCGGGTGGTCTCCGCCTCGGCCTCGCCCAGCCATCGGAACACGGGCGGGAACTCCTCCCGTACGGCCCGGCGCTCGCGGAACCCGAGCACGAGCCGCTCCGCCGACCACACCTTCCCCTCCGCCCGGTCGCGGTCGCGGTCACGGGACAGGAACCGCGGACCGGGTGCGAGGGTCGCATCCGCTGTCAGCCAGTGCGCGAGGCGTTCCCCGGCCCGGGTGCCGAGGTCCGCGGCGGCCGCTCCCGCGTCCCCGGCGGACGGGTCGGCCTTGCGGACCCGTAGCAGCGCCTGGCCGAGATCGACAGGGGCCGGTTCGATCCCCGCGTCCCGGTAGACCCGCAGCCGCTCCACCAGGACCGACGGGTCGATGGCACCGGTGTGCCGGGTGGGGGCCGCGAGCAGGAACGGGAGCGGGTCGCCACCGATCCGGGAGGCGATCTCCCACAGCCGGGCGTCGACCACCCTGCTCAGGGCCTGGTGCACACAGGAGCCGGAGCCCTGACCCCGCACCAGGGCATCGTGGATGCGTGACGGCCGCACCATGCCCATCAAGGCCGCGAGCACCACGTCCACGCCGTAGGTGTAGTGCCCGAAGGGGTCCCGGAGCCCTCCGTCCGGCGACTTCTGCATCCAGAACGCGTCGGCGAAAGCGGCGGCCACCGCCCCCGTCAGCTTCTCGCGGTGGAGATGGGCATGGCGGACGAGTCCGTCAAGTGCGCGCTCGAACTCCTCGGGCGCGTTCGTGCGGCCCTTGGACACGGCCACCAGATCCTCGATCAGCTCCGCGACCGTCTCCGCGGGATCCCGCACGGGCCGCAGCTCCGGCACCGAGGGAAGGACCTCCTCGTACGGCAGGTCGTCCCCGAAGTCCGTCGCCCTGCCGAACAGCTCCTCGGCCGTCTGCCGGTGCACGGGGCTCAAGGAGGCGGCGGCACATGCCAGTTCCTCGCGCACCTGCTCGTCCACCTCCGCCAGGTGCCGCCCGACCAGCTTCAGCGCCCGCTCCTGGATACCGGTGTCCTCATGCCCGAACGCGTCCGCGACCAGGGGCAGCAGGTCGGCCGCCGCACCGGACCGGCGCCGCAACTCCTTGGCGAGCAGCGACAGCTGGGCGCGTACCAGCTTCTTCTCCGTACGGAACAGCACCGGCCCCGACATCTCGGCCAGGTCCTGGACGGAGAGCGATCCCTCGGCGGCGAGCCCCGCCAGGATCTCCTGCGCATAGGCCGCGACGGGCGACGGAGCATCGGCCGCCATCCCGATCCACTCGGCCGTCCGGCCGCGGCGCTCCTCCCCATCCGTGCCGAGCAGCTGGAGCAGCGCGAGCGGGAAGCGCAGATCACGCGGCTTTCCGCCGCGCAGCAGCCGCGCGACGCAGCCGTCCACCAGCCTCGCGCGGTCGAG contains:
- a CDS encoding Lrp/AsnC family transcriptional regulator; amino-acid sequence: MADSVVLDPVDLHILRLLQNDARTTYRELAAEVGVAPSTCLDRVARLRRTGVILGHRLRLDSAKLGRGLEALLLVQVRPHRRELIGPFVERIRALPESRALFHLTGPDDYLVHVAVADPADLQRLVLDEFTSRREVARVETRLIFQQWECGPLLPPSPGAHLSAD
- a CDS encoding DUF885 domain-containing protein encodes the protein MPTTSSSALPRQVADTYVDALIELDPITGTYLGVKESAGRLPDFSPAGQEAVAELARRTLALLDEAEKQPGAENDAERRCGRLLRERLTAELAVHEADEGLCTVSNIRSPAHSVRIVFTVMPTETEEDWEAVAQRLRAVPAALEGHRASLALGLERKLLGGPRPTATFIDQLTEWSGGDAEGRGWFEEFAAQAPESLRPELRTELAEAAAGATEAVAALRDWMREVYAPAVVGAPDTVGRERYERWSRYFNGTDLDLDQAYAYGWSEYHRLLAEMRVEAERILPGSGPWEALAHLDAHGTHIEGVEEVRVWLQNLMDEAIEALDGTHFELAERVRKVESHIAPPGGAAAPYYTGPSEDFSRPGRTWLPVDGQTRFPVYDLVSTWYHEGVPGHHLQIAQWVHVADQLSRYQATIGGVSANAEGWALYAERLMDELGFLPDAERRIGYLDGQMMRACRVIVDIGMHLRLEIPADSPFHPGERWTPELAEEFFQQHSSRPPAFVASEMTRYLSMPGQAIGYKLGERAWLLGRANAQAAHGDAFDAKAWHMAALSQGPLGLDDLVDEISRL
- a CDS encoding PLP-dependent transferase; the protein is MDYDASTPRALATEAVHAGREDLADLGVHAPPIDLSTTYPSYDTRAEAARIDEFATTGARLDGPPVYARLDNPTTARFESALARLEGTDSAVAFASGMAALTAVLLVRASLGLRHVVAVRPLYGCSDHLLNAGLLGTEVTWTDPAGIAEAIRPDTGLVMVESPANPTLAEVDIRAVAHACGSVPLLVDNTFATPVLQRPVEHGARIVLHSATKYLGGHGDVMGGVVACDEEFARSLRQVRFATGGVLHPLAGYLLLRGLSTLPVRVRAASSTAAELVRRLATDPRIARVHYPRVGGAMVSFEVYGDPHDVIAGVRLITPAVSLGSVDTLIQHPASISHRIVAEGDRRSAGVSDRLLRMSVGLEDVEDLWRDLTQALSAPPAGTPRTADGSASESTRAGR
- a CDS encoding GNAT family N-acetyltransferase — protein: MTDVTSAKSARRPHHWRRDLIELAALFTAVVVADTIAKTVVRGADGPYLLVFSAIALIATAAFHTWWARRHSHAPPAGDPGGSGHTPLPSDTGTGEPVETSLWRMRTTVRDAPGSLAALCTALARHEVDILTLQTHPLAEGTVDEFLLRAPTVLQANELTHEIAAAGGSSTWIERADAHDLVDTPTRLLGLATRTALDAAELPLALRQLLGRCTIHSLPAVSLTGRPTGETAPVEGVLEETVMRLRDPNGGAITIERPYLPFTPTEFARARALVELDARLGPRIPRSHDVLTLPEGNEITVRRVDQSDLVAARAMHDRCSERTLGLRYHGPVGDADRYLSHLLSPRFGRTLAVQTASGRLVALGHLLWDGDETEVALMVEDDWQRRGIGSELLGRLVAMAVEAGCESVYAVTQSSNTGMVAAMRALNLPLDYQIEEGTLVITARLGSTPTRSRLPYEEYQQAER
- a CDS encoding Lrp/AsnC family transcriptional regulator, which codes for MSGYSPDATDWHILQALQTEGRASFAELARAVSMSASAVTERVRRLEEAGVIAGYTAVVDQERLGLPILAFVRLRYPNGNYKPFHDLVGTTPEILEAHHVTGDDCFVIKVAARSMKHLEEISGKIATLGSVTTNVVYSSPLPRRPISR
- a CDS encoding DUF6493 family protein, with product MSRGIDETALKARLTAAREGRAVNKLLITVRAGRDEGVPGRLKELGPGDRKTALAELKALRTEVRGWGWARWNEQTRVQRALRVAGAGCHTGAAAAAAWIGGRDLNDWSRSTTDLVLGVLADREPAWLGDVAQRLAERPAVAEGDYRLVHELVLRSGCAVPTTDGYILGWTREVTGPRLLEQLRADRQTPILVPRIFDMIETPDRLTWAAGPEAPTHWPTALKALVDEGVLDRARLVDGCVARLLRGGKPRDLRFPLALLQLLGTDGEERRGRTAEWIGMAADAPSPVAAYAQEILAGLAAEGSLSVQDLAEMSGPVLFRTEKKLVRAQLSLLAKELRRRSGAAADLLPLVADAFGHEDTGIQERALKLVGRHLAEVDEQVREELACAAASLSPVHRQTAEELFGRATDFGDDLPYEEVLPSVPELRPVRDPAETVAELIEDLVAVSKGRTNAPEEFERALDGLVRHAHLHREKLTGAVAAAFADAFWMQKSPDGGLRDPFGHYTYGVDVVLAALMGMVRPSRIHDALVRGQGSGSCVHQALSRVVDARLWEIASRIGGDPLPFLLAAPTRHTGAIDPSVLVERLRVYRDAGIEPAPVDLGQALLRVRKADPSAGDAGAAAADLGTRAGERLAHWLTADATLAPGPRFLSRDRDRDRAEGKVWSAERLVLGFRERRAVREEFPPVFRWLGEAEAETTRHCYHWSGERRNWPSVLPDDRETLAALLVPTVAGGAEWDERGAASSLTALAECEGPVGPATHLAVAIGLGSRHAEDRLTAVDAWLVLTARGDLDAGCLGTTLAQLVAEGAVKVNRLADAARTAAATGAYATTWAVLAGTLPGLLAAEKPVRGLGELLAVAADCVERCGGTAEVGGLDAVAGRGGSSQFVVQARRLRKALHHPSLHADQDATQLVGKRHQALRSALNPSVTKRS